A region from the Salvelinus sp. IW2-2015 linkage group LG19, ASM291031v2, whole genome shotgun sequence genome encodes:
- the LOC139029323 gene encoding uncharacterized protein gives MGIASPRPSAPSCFASQAPCRPNPRSPPPTSHSRSGHHSSPSPAPPSLTLLSPSPPLPSPFPSPPPSRRLSRSSAPPPFTSSRHLATDPFSSPHALLSPRSPFALPPLAVAPLPYPSVAPSPYGPCRRPLQLTLLSARSPPFTLLSPSATPSILTLRPPLSLTLASLTLTLPIRHPPFPLPRLTALDPTTVHRPPAPSLPSSRHPHRLSLLLAIPTPVPDSPPCL, from the exons ATGGGTATCGCCTCGCCCCGCCCTTCGGCTCCCTCCTGCTTCGCCAGTCAGGCCCCCTGTCGGCCCAACCCTCGGTCGCCTCCTCCCACCTCTCACTCGCGTAGCGGACACCACTCTTCGCCGTCGCCCGCCCCGccttccctcaccctcctctcgccGTCGCCCCCCCTTCCCTCACCCTTCCCGTCCCCCCCTCCGTCCCGCCGACTGTCTAGGAGCTCAGCC CCCCCTCCCTTTACCTCCTCTCGCCATCTCGCCACCGACCCCTTCTCCTCGCCTCACGCCCTCCTCTCGCCTCGCTCCCCTTTCGCCTTACCTCCTCTCGCCGTCGCCCCCCTCCCTTACCCCTCCGTCGCCCCCTCGCCTTACGGCCCCTGCCGGCGCCCCCTCCAACTTACCCTCCTCTCGGCGCGTTCGCCTCCCTTCACCCTCCTCTCGCCATCCGCCACCCCTTCCATCCTCACCCTGCGCCCTCCCCTTTCCCTCACCCTCGCCTCCCTCACCCTGACTCTGCCCATTCGCCACCCCCCCTTTCCCTTACCCCGTCTTACTGCGTTGGATCCGACCACTGTGCACCGTCCTCCCGCCCCCTCCTTACCCTCCTCTCGCCATCCGCACCGCCTTTCCCTCCTCCTCGCCATCCCAACCCCCGTTCCCGACTCCCCACCCTGCCTCTAG